Proteins from a genomic interval of Sander vitreus isolate 19-12246 chromosome 6, sanVit1, whole genome shotgun sequence:
- the LOC144519794 gene encoding uncharacterized protein LOC144519794 has product MYSLMMEGGKQRLQNVQEDGLGRDLMDAGRFCFSCEQIFANRKCLEEHFCSAASHICSCGTEFAEYKDMLEHSTTHEPGHQVLDHDTIRKRRIEKRIEEEKQLKRLQTGEVVWETPKFDNGPSISLPVKPMPKQSAQISQVPQLYSSISQASLLPNPNPHEKDMQNIFAGVGAPTVDLWTLYQPVVLLQTVRTFNKSKPYTCGKCGQCFMTKTSLISHHSTHVTDKVSGCIGCGLLLSSKKMVPRFHFCKAPNTATKFRIITARPLNFKNRNEASTHRSPSVQGPCATSSLHLKSQNPTAASEGSRAPLMISNLQFKNQKICTYNKSNQVLHVSPSLQAKGQNHSAYNKTSRGLPVTHSMQLKMAAKSGSGVSSKPMQTSTASNRFPCRVCYLPFETAQLLQRHKCVKAQEFMAQHVQGKQNNKLKRVTPVTSLNPVQMNGERKLGFSASDNMKKNQVMAVVLDKGQGAAPVNGKTDVDKEDDCYIVESGPDKPAEMIYQVTSSVPIKT; this is encoded by the coding sequence ATGTATAGCCTGATGATGGAGGGAGGAAAGCAAAGACTGCAAAATGTCCAGGAGGATGGCTTGGGTAGAGATTTGATGGATGCCGGACGGTTTTGCTTCAGCTGTGAGCAGATATTTGCAAATCGTAAATGCCTAGAGGAACACTTTTGTTCTGCTGCAAGTCACATCTGTTCCTGTGGAACTGAATTTGCCGAATACAAGGACATGCTGGAGCACAGCACTACACATGAACCGGGACACCAAGTGCTTGATCATGATACAATAAGAAAGCGCAGAATTGAGAAGCGCATAGAAGAGGAGAAGCAGCTGAAAAGACTACAGACCGGTGAAGTTGTCTGGGAGACACCTAAATTCGACAATGGGCCATCAATTTCTTTGCCAGTGAAGCCTATGCCCAAACAGTCTGCGCAGATTTCACAAGTGCCTCAGTTGTACAGCTCTATATCACAAGCATCTTTGCTCCCAAATCCTAACCCCCATGAAAAAGACATGCAGAATATTTTTGCAGGTGTGGGTGCACCAACAGTGGATCTTTGGACACTTTACCAGCCTGTCGTGTTGTTGCAAACAGTGCGCACATTTAACAAGTCAAAGCCTTACACTTGCGGTAAATGTGGGCAGTGTTTTATGACAAAGACCTCTCTCATCTCCCACCACAGCACTCATGTCACAGATAAAGTTTCTGGCTGTATAGGATGTGGACTGCTGCTCTCCAGCAAGAAGATGGTGCCTCGCTTCCATTTTTGTAAGGCACCCAACACAGCTACCAAATTCAGAATCATCACTGCTAGACCACTGAATTTTAAGAATCGAAATGAAGCCAGCACACACAGGAGTCCAAGTGTTCAGGGGCCTTGTGCTACTTCCTCCCTACATTTGAAAAGCCAGAATCCTACGGCAGCCAGTGAAGGCAGTCGGGCACCTCTTATGATTTCCAACCTGCAGTTCAAAAATCAGAAGATCTGTACATACAATAAAAGCAATCAGGTGCTTCATGTCTCTCCATCCCTGCAGGCGAAGGGTCAGAATCACAGTGCATACAATAAAACCAGTCGGGGGCTTCCTGTCACACACTCCATGCAGTTGAAGATGGCCGCAAAATCTGGATCAGGTGTATCAAGCAAACCAATGCAGACATCCACTGCATCAAATCGGTTCCCATGTCGAGTCTGTTATCTTCCTTTTGAAACTGCTCAGCTGCTACAGAGACACAAGTGTGTCAAAGCACAGGAGTTTATGGCACAGCATGTGCAAGGCAAACAGAACAACAAACTCAAGAGGGTGACCCCGGTGACGAGCCTAAATCCTGTTCAGATGAATGGTGAGAGAAAACTTGGGTTTTCAGCTTCTGATAACATGAAGAAAAACCAAGTCATGGCTGTCGTTCTGGATAAAGGGCAAGGGGCGGCTCCTGTGAATGGGAAAACGGATGTGGATAAGGAAGATGATTGTTACATAGTTGAAAGTGGACCAGACAAACCTGCTGAGATGATATACCAAGTAACCTCATCTGTCCCTATTAAGACTTGA